The proteins below are encoded in one region of Casimicrobium huifangae:
- a CDS encoding Crp/Fnr family transcriptional regulator, whose translation MSTSSPSQQQLLAISDPAIRALAACGVVRSFPRNTLLITEGDSSDTIYVLLAGAVKVFVSDAGGTEMILANRSAGEFVGELALDGRARSASVMTIEPCTLVLISRAMLRSAVMSDPDFAMTLVDVLIARTRRTTEVAKNLALMDVYERVTQLLNEICEPRNGLRVSAKKLTQIEIAERVGASRDMVSRILKELVAGGYLSVEQKTYTIHKPFPAHW comes from the coding sequence ATGTCGACCTCGAGTCCCAGTCAACAGCAGCTACTCGCCATTAGCGATCCCGCCATCCGTGCCCTTGCTGCCTGCGGTGTGGTGCGGAGCTTCCCGCGGAACACCTTGCTCATCACCGAGGGTGACAGTTCCGACACCATTTATGTCTTGCTCGCGGGAGCGGTCAAGGTTTTCGTCTCGGACGCCGGAGGCACGGAGATGATCCTGGCCAACCGCAGCGCGGGCGAGTTTGTTGGCGAACTCGCTCTCGATGGTCGCGCGCGGTCGGCGTCGGTGATGACAATCGAGCCATGCACACTCGTACTCATTTCGCGGGCGATGTTGCGCAGCGCAGTGATGAGTGATCCTGATTTCGCAATGACGTTGGTCGATGTGCTCATCGCACGCACCCGACGCACTACGGAAGTGGCAAAAAACCTCGCGCTGATGGATGTGTACGAGCGGGTGACACAATTGCTCAATGAGATTTGCGAACCTCGCAACGGGCTTCGGGTGTCTGCAAAAAAGCTGACGCAGATCGAGATTGCTGAACGGGTGGGGGCTTCTCGCGACATGGTGAGCCGCATACTGAAGGAACTGGTGGCCGGGGGGTACCTGTCAGTGGAGCAGAAGACGTACACGATTCACAAGCCATTTCCTGCGCACTGGTAG
- a CDS encoding PHA/PHB synthase family protein yields MSTKKPGEAGNNPFAAWMENNPFAAAAANNPFAAGSADNPFAGGGKAGANPFAAGLDAMQTMMSGNLGQQPWAASAMPSFAGAPAAPEAGWWWLPAVKPEAFQAAAMKWFSPQTDVAALAAADRRFRGEGWQSQPFFQAVRDQYLRTAAFWRDVVEHADLDDRERHRAKFFLEQFLDASAPSNFFLTNPEAIQRAVETKGESVKHGMENLAHDIEAGHIAMTDETAFKVGENLAVTPGQVVFRNELIEIIHYTPTQKTVYQRPLLIVPPCINKFYILDLKPENSFVAHAVAQGFNVYLVSWRNVPEELKTLTWEDYLEEGALTAIDEVRSHAGIEKINVLGFCVGGTILASALGVLAARGELDDFIESATYLTTLLDFSEPGDIKAYLGESTYQMRAQQFGPDGTGGMMKGSELAQSFASLRANDLIWNYVVNNYLKGQDPPAFDLLFWNGDSTNLPGPMYLYYIRNFYLDNKLTEHGGINMLGEDVDLALVDVPTFVYCSREDHIVPWKSAFASAELWGGDVEFVMGASGHIAGVINPPGPKKRSYWTGNFPAPTPEAWDSKAKEHPGSWWPHWYTWLAPHSGKRVAAPKQPKSKLGAAPGTYVLAKA; encoded by the coding sequence ATGAGTACCAAAAAGCCGGGTGAGGCGGGCAACAATCCCTTCGCAGCGTGGATGGAGAACAATCCTTTTGCTGCAGCGGCGGCGAATAATCCCTTCGCAGCAGGGTCGGCAGACAATCCCTTTGCCGGTGGCGGCAAGGCCGGGGCCAACCCGTTTGCGGCGGGCCTTGACGCCATGCAGACCATGATGAGCGGCAACCTCGGGCAGCAGCCGTGGGCCGCATCGGCTATGCCGTCCTTTGCCGGGGCACCGGCCGCGCCGGAGGCCGGCTGGTGGTGGTTGCCGGCCGTCAAGCCGGAAGCATTTCAGGCCGCGGCGATGAAATGGTTTTCACCGCAGACCGATGTCGCTGCACTGGCAGCGGCGGACCGACGCTTCCGTGGCGAAGGCTGGCAGTCGCAGCCGTTCTTTCAGGCCGTGCGCGACCAGTATTTGCGCACTGCGGCGTTCTGGCGCGATGTGGTCGAACATGCCGACCTTGACGACCGTGAGCGGCATCGCGCGAAGTTCTTCCTGGAACAGTTCCTTGATGCCTCGGCGCCGAGCAACTTCTTCCTGACCAACCCCGAGGCCATCCAGCGCGCGGTCGAAACCAAGGGCGAAAGCGTCAAGCACGGCATGGAAAACCTGGCCCACGACATTGAGGCCGGCCACATTGCCATGACCGACGAGACCGCGTTCAAGGTGGGTGAAAACCTCGCCGTGACGCCCGGTCAGGTGGTGTTCCGCAACGAGCTGATCGAGATCATTCATTACACGCCGACGCAAAAAACGGTCTACCAGCGGCCGCTGCTGATCGTGCCGCCGTGCATCAACAAGTTCTACATCCTCGACCTGAAACCGGAGAACTCCTTTGTTGCCCATGCCGTGGCACAAGGCTTCAATGTGTATCTGGTGTCGTGGCGCAATGTGCCGGAAGAGCTGAAGACGCTGACCTGGGAAGACTACCTGGAAGAGGGCGCGCTGACCGCGATCGACGAAGTGCGCAGCCACGCCGGTATCGAAAAAATCAACGTGCTGGGCTTCTGCGTCGGCGGCACCATTCTCGCCAGCGCGCTGGGCGTGCTGGCGGCGCGCGGCGAGCTGGACGACTTTATCGAGAGCGCGACCTATCTCACCACGCTGCTCGACTTCAGCGAGCCAGGCGACATCAAGGCCTATCTGGGCGAGAGCACTTACCAGATGCGGGCGCAGCAGTTCGGGCCGGACGGCACCGGCGGCATGATGAAAGGCTCGGAGCTGGCGCAATCGTTTGCGTCGCTGCGCGCCAACGACCTGATCTGGAACTACGTGGTCAACAACTATCTCAAAGGGCAGGATCCGCCGGCCTTTGACCTGTTATTCTGGAACGGCGATTCGACCAATCTGCCGGGGCCGATGTACCTGTACTACATCCGCAATTTCTATCTCGACAACAAGCTCACCGAACACGGTGGCATCAACATGCTGGGCGAAGACGTTGATCTCGCGCTGGTTGACGTGCCAACGTTTGTCTACTGCTCGCGGGAAGACCACATCGTGCCCTGGAAGAGCGCCTTTGCTTCGGCCGAGTTGTGGGGCGGTGATGTTGAGTTTGTGATGGGCGCATCCGGGCATATCGCCGGCGTCATCAATCCGCCGGGGCCGAAAAAACGCAGCTACTGGACGGGCAATTTCCCGGCACCGACGCCGGAGGCGTGGGACAGCAAGGCGAAAGAGCACCCCGGCAGCTGGTGGCCGCACTGGTACACCTGGCTGGCGCCGCATTCCGGCAAGCGGGTCGCCGCACCGAAGCAGCCGAAGTCAAAGCTTGGCGCAGCGCCGGGCACGTATGTACTGGCGAAAGCCTGA
- a CDS encoding MBL fold metallo-hydrolase: MLHYKTIPVTPFQQNCSLLWCDETHDGAVIDPGGEIDRLLAEAERLGVTIEQIWLTHAHIDHAGGTSELAKRLEVPIIGPHPGDQFWIDALAEQGQMFGFPRVDPFTPTRWLADGDTVELGGHVLNVRHCPGHTPGHVVFHSPELKRAFVGDVLFAGSIGRTDFPQGDHQTLINSIRQRLWPMGDDTVFIPGHGPESTFGRERKMNPYVRGV; encoded by the coding sequence ATGCTTCACTACAAAACCATTCCCGTCACGCCCTTCCAGCAAAACTGCAGCCTGCTCTGGTGCGACGAAACGCATGATGGCGCCGTCATCGATCCGGGCGGTGAGATTGATCGCTTGCTGGCTGAGGCCGAGCGACTGGGCGTCACGATTGAGCAAATCTGGCTCACGCATGCACATATCGATCACGCAGGCGGAACGTCAGAGCTCGCGAAACGACTGGAGGTGCCGATCATCGGGCCGCATCCGGGCGACCAGTTCTGGATCGACGCACTGGCGGAGCAGGGGCAGATGTTTGGCTTTCCGCGCGTGGACCCGTTCACGCCCACGCGCTGGCTTGCCGATGGCGACACTGTTGAACTGGGGGGGCATGTGCTCAATGTGCGTCATTGCCCCGGCCACACGCCGGGCCACGTAGTGTTCCATTCACCCGAGCTGAAGCGCGCCTTTGTTGGCGACGTTCTCTTTGCCGGATCAATCGGGCGTACCGATTTTCCGCAGGGCGACCACCAGACCCTGATCAACAGCATCCGGCAACGCCTGTGGCCGATGGGTGACGACACCGTGTTCATTCCGGGGCATGGGCCAGAGAGCACGTTCGGACGCGAACGCAAGATGAACCCCTACGTGCGCGGCGTCTGA
- a CDS encoding tetratricopeptide repeat protein: MDSTFVTPDAHHTDRQCAEFSAIFLRNRQWTGPAVRHILVRRAALDVALLPATGLLKGCEMFKLNYLCHIVPAQARLTRSACAMPAKRPRSIASWLRAATGAFVAGCMAVAAAASNIVVTGIQVDGKSDVSSVDAALRAKGNASPVQRSLARGSELEFESELIVPARTVITLKSSNGNTITLQPGSRFVVRLVSDEGESYSIEEGSVSLDVVKALNFFNVNYRRFLAFVRGTRFSVEVEPDKEIRFSVTEGTVEVQREVKVLIREPGAEDRTAEVVTSETLDTNTKRSVTYQLNYDDYLKTFDTLKGAEEYFQKQLEESEASRNDERIAASLANLINVMRKVDKPRIALTLSQRASTLRGLSNAKRFKFLLATGATHAELGEIRQALALFGESLDLARRSGIESAVCQSCALGNLAQAYARLGESAKALQMLEDARATAVRESHPDSKASLANTIHNMGVAYLNEGNPVKARSLLEESLAMRVKLYPNRAHPDTAWSYMTLGTVLSLLGDFPTASEHFARARAMQAELYPSEANRAVALTLYQVARHNLRQGRMEDAMQAIKKSVMLYEEAQIADSESVIRAYLFQGEMLARLGNCQAALKSFESAETTYRQRPPAGGSAEEFLIHQAFGTCHDKLGHENLAISAFSKAISSAESHYGSGIGSRVNISHARLATIFEKRGELESARFHLERIIATLANSSDRASATFATASLASLARISMSAGDARAAIAYLERAVAKASQMADLTSQLLIAEAQDRLTEAWTMLGDAEKAAKYSDDAKRTRAAISARSSSNATATPAGSGSSAK; encoded by the coding sequence TTGGATAGCACCTTCGTGACACCGGACGCGCATCACACCGACCGGCAATGTGCAGAATTCTCCGCGATTTTTCTGCGGAATCGTCAATGGACAGGCCCTGCAGTCCGGCATATATTGGTTCGACGCGCGGCACTGGACGTGGCTTTGCTGCCTGCGACCGGGCTGCTGAAAGGGTGCGAGATGTTTAAGTTGAACTATCTTTGCCATATCGTCCCAGCGCAGGCAAGGCTCACGCGCAGCGCCTGCGCAATGCCTGCCAAGCGACCTCGGTCAATAGCCTCATGGCTTCGTGCCGCGACTGGTGCCTTCGTCGCCGGTTGTATGGCCGTTGCGGCAGCAGCATCCAACATTGTGGTCACTGGCATTCAGGTGGACGGCAAATCCGACGTATCGTCCGTCGATGCAGCGCTCCGCGCAAAGGGAAATGCCTCACCCGTGCAACGTTCGCTCGCGCGCGGCAGCGAGCTCGAATTCGAGTCCGAGCTGATTGTTCCTGCGCGTACCGTGATCACGCTCAAATCCAGTAACGGCAACACCATCACACTTCAACCCGGTAGCCGCTTCGTCGTTCGCCTCGTCAGTGATGAAGGAGAAAGCTACTCCATCGAGGAAGGCAGCGTGTCGCTTGACGTCGTCAAGGCGCTCAACTTCTTCAACGTGAATTACCGCCGCTTTCTCGCCTTTGTCAGAGGCACCCGGTTCAGCGTTGAGGTTGAACCGGACAAGGAGATCCGATTTTCGGTGACCGAAGGCACCGTCGAAGTACAGCGCGAGGTGAAGGTGCTGATCCGCGAGCCGGGTGCTGAGGATCGGACGGCTGAAGTTGTTACCAGCGAAACACTGGATACCAATACCAAACGCAGTGTCACCTATCAGCTCAATTACGACGACTATCTGAAGACATTCGACACGCTCAAGGGGGCGGAGGAGTACTTTCAGAAGCAGCTCGAGGAGAGCGAAGCGAGCCGCAACGATGAGCGAATTGCTGCCTCTCTTGCGAATCTCATCAATGTGATGCGCAAAGTGGACAAGCCGAGGATCGCACTAACGCTATCGCAGCGTGCGAGTACGTTGCGCGGCCTGTCCAACGCGAAGCGCTTCAAATTTCTTCTTGCGACTGGCGCCACGCACGCCGAATTAGGGGAGATTCGTCAAGCGCTTGCACTCTTTGGGGAATCGCTTGACCTGGCACGGCGATCAGGCATCGAATCTGCCGTTTGTCAAAGTTGTGCCTTGGGAAATCTTGCGCAGGCCTACGCAAGATTGGGAGAATCTGCAAAAGCGCTGCAAATGCTCGAAGATGCGCGTGCGACCGCGGTTCGTGAATCGCACCCGGACAGTAAAGCCAGCTTGGCTAACACTATCCACAATATGGGTGTCGCGTATTTGAATGAGGGCAACCCGGTGAAGGCGCGTTCGCTCCTTGAAGAGTCTCTAGCCATGCGAGTAAAGCTATATCCAAATCGCGCACATCCCGATACAGCTTGGAGTTACATGACTCTAGGTACGGTGTTGTCGCTGCTGGGAGACTTCCCAACCGCTAGCGAACACTTTGCCAGAGCTCGCGCAATGCAGGCTGAGCTATATCCCAGCGAAGCCAACCGTGCCGTCGCACTTACCCTATATCAGGTAGCAAGACACAATTTGCGGCAAGGACGCATGGAGGATGCGATGCAGGCAATCAAAAAATCAGTGATGCTCTACGAAGAAGCACAGATTGCTGACTCTGAATCTGTCATACGAGCATACTTATTTCAGGGCGAAATGCTGGCCCGACTGGGCAATTGTCAGGCAGCCCTAAAGTCGTTCGAAAGTGCCGAGACCACTTATCGGCAGCGACCGCCAGCCGGTGGCAGCGCCGAGGAGTTTCTGATCCATCAGGCCTTCGGTACTTGCCACGACAAACTTGGGCACGAGAATCTCGCGATCAGCGCCTTTAGCAAGGCGATCTCATCAGCCGAAAGCCACTATGGGAGCGGAATCGGCTCACGCGTCAACATTTCGCACGCTCGCCTGGCGACGATATTCGAGAAGCGTGGAGAACTTGAGAGTGCACGATTCCACCTGGAAAGGATTATTGCCACCCTTGCTAACTCAAGTGATCGTGCAAGCGCGACGTTCGCCACGGCGAGCCTTGCCAGCCTGGCCCGGATTTCGATGTCGGCTGGCGATGCGCGAGCTGCCATTGCCTATTTAGAACGGGCCGTGGCAAAGGCGAGCCAAATGGCCGACTTAACCAGTCAATTGTTGATTGCAGAAGCACAAGATCGCCTCACAGAGGCATGGACAATGCTCGGAGACGCCGAGAAAGCCGCCAAATATTCCGACGATGCCAAGCGAACGCGGGCCGCTATCTCAGCGCGGTCATCCTCCAATGCCACCGCCACGCCTGCTGGCAGCGGAAGCAGTGCCAAGTAG
- the phbB gene encoding acetoacetyl-CoA reductase: MSRIALITGGMGGLGEAICIKMAALGYQVVTTYSPGNKTWKEWLDSMKQQGHNFKAYPCDVADFDSAKACIEQVTKEVGPVDVLVNNAGITRDMTFKKMDKVNWHAVMSTNLDSTFNMTKQVCDGMLDRGWGRIINISSVNGQKGAFGQTNYSAAKAGMHGFTKALALEVARKGVTVNTISPGYIGTKMVMAIPQDVLDSKIIPQIPMGRLGKPEEVAGLVAYLASEEAAFLTGANIAINGGQHMQ, encoded by the coding sequence ATGTCACGTATTGCATTGATTACCGGCGGCATGGGCGGCCTCGGCGAAGCCATCTGCATCAAGATGGCCGCGCTGGGCTATCAGGTCGTCACCACCTATTCGCCCGGCAACAAGACGTGGAAAGAGTGGCTCGATTCAATGAAGCAGCAGGGCCACAACTTCAAGGCCTATCCCTGCGATGTCGCGGATTTTGATTCCGCCAAAGCCTGCATCGAACAGGTCACCAAAGAGGTTGGCCCGGTTGACGTGCTGGTGAACAACGCCGGTATCACCCGCGACATGACGTTCAAGAAGATGGACAAGGTCAACTGGCATGCCGTGATGTCGACCAACCTCGATTCCACGTTCAACATGACCAAGCAGGTCTGCGACGGCATGCTGGATCGTGGCTGGGGCCGCATCATCAACATCTCGTCGGTGAACGGCCAGAAGGGTGCCTTCGGCCAGACCAACTACTCGGCCGCCAAGGCCGGCATGCACGGCTTCACCAAGGCGCTGGCGCTGGAGGTGGCGCGCAAGGGCGTGACCGTCAACACCATCTCGCCGGGTTACATCGGCACCAAGATGGTCATGGCGATCCCGCAGGACGTGCTCGACAGCAAGATCATCCCGCAGATCCCGATGGGCCGTCTCGGCAAGCCGGAAGAAGTAGCCGGTCTGGTCGCTTACCTCGCCAGCGAAGAGGCCGCGTTCCTGACTGGTGCCAACATCGCGATCAACGGTGGCCAGCACATGCAGTAA
- a CDS encoding gamma-glutamyl-gamma-aminobutyrate hydrolase family protein encodes MPVAAKHPPLVLIPCDNRMFGDVPMVVLYNRYFDAVRDQAGCLPIPLPCTGKEDLDAYLSIADGVMLTGSPANVHPSHFGQNVHDESLPLDAMRDATTLPLIRRVVELGMPLLAICRGLQEINVALGGSLHQAIQELPGRDDHRGARGRAGVLTPERYAPAHPVAITSGGCLAAILGRDEVVVNSVHGQGIDRPAEGVRVEALAPDGQIEAISLAAHSGFSLALQWHPEWRASEDATSQKIFAAFGTACQQWRAARSAA; translated from the coding sequence ATGCCGGTCGCCGCCAAGCATCCACCGCTCGTTCTCATCCCCTGTGACAACCGCATGTTCGGCGATGTGCCGATGGTGGTGCTCTACAACCGCTACTTCGACGCCGTGCGCGATCAGGCCGGCTGCCTGCCGATCCCGCTGCCGTGCACCGGCAAGGAAGACCTGGATGCATATCTCTCGATTGCCGACGGCGTCATGCTGACTGGATCGCCGGCCAATGTGCATCCCTCGCACTTCGGGCAAAACGTGCATGATGAATCGCTGCCGCTCGACGCCATGCGCGACGCCACCACCTTGCCCCTGATCCGCCGCGTTGTCGAGCTCGGCATGCCCTTGCTCGCGATTTGCCGTGGCTTGCAGGAGATCAACGTTGCCCTCGGCGGCAGCCTGCATCAGGCCATTCAGGAGCTGCCGGGGCGCGACGACCATCGCGGCGCCCGTGGCCGTGCCGGTGTGCTGACGCCCGAGCGCTATGCGCCGGCACATCCGGTCGCTATCACAAGCGGTGGCTGTCTCGCCGCGATTCTCGGGCGTGACGAAGTGGTGGTGAACTCAGTGCACGGCCAGGGCATTGACCGGCCCGCTGAGGGCGTGCGTGTGGAGGCGCTGGCACCGGATGGCCAGATTGAAGCCATCTCGCTGGCGGCGCATTCCGGCTTTTCGCTGGCGCTGCAATGGCATCCCGAGTGGCGCGCGTCCGAGGACGCCACGTCGCAGAAGATCTTCGCCGCATTCGGCACGGCCTGCCAGCAGTGGCGTGCTGCGCGATCAGCCGCCTGA
- a CDS encoding toll/interleukin-1 receptor domain-containing protein gives MISVPSIARYTALWLLAMAVVLWTPWWREADWRVFGLLNKSNTPSWPQQWVIVDVPYEDADGDPTVFRREISDVLAAIRERQRPRMVILDVYFSSDPRGLDVLQGSLRQLRDARIPVFAAINPVDQSGNPTAQFMSSHAAPIYQQQLDGFGHTQFEFGGSTLKYEPFLALSSALAVPALAVVVAEQQFARPVTSENTSLIVNVGKPAVAVEHTVRAFRAVDGSINFRGAKGSVDLTGTNVLIGSLDKDRSPFANRSGPELLAWALIERTSTFDAAVAQRPLTSDWIVVVLATVVPLASVLAFLRLRRLPRRQTLTLWVPALGAVVLGLTLVAMWIGLTYALGYLYPRVTLVAVGVMLAVALAWLSARQAALRSAVEMQIDDQREVLAPQYDFFISYSRTPDNARWVAKNVYEPLRSARDASGRPLRVFFDTEDIKAGASWYATLVTAINSSRHFVAVYSKDYFSKGFCRFEMERAAIRRVNQNDFIIPVLRETVQVPAEFDHIQFVDARDDRDFIDKVLAQANASPPAEADPLQR, from the coding sequence GTGATCTCAGTACCCTCGATAGCCCGCTACACCGCGCTCTGGTTGCTCGCGATGGCCGTGGTGCTGTGGACGCCGTGGTGGCGGGAAGCGGACTGGCGGGTATTCGGTTTACTGAACAAGTCCAACACGCCTAGCTGGCCGCAGCAGTGGGTGATCGTGGACGTCCCGTATGAAGACGCAGACGGTGACCCGACCGTGTTCCGCAGGGAGATCAGCGACGTGCTAGCAGCCATCCGCGAGCGCCAGCGCCCGCGCATGGTGATTCTTGACGTTTATTTTTCGTCCGACCCCCGTGGACTGGATGTGCTGCAGGGTTCATTGCGACAACTGCGTGACGCACGAATTCCGGTCTTTGCCGCGATCAACCCGGTCGACCAGAGCGGCAACCCGACGGCGCAATTCATGAGCAGCCACGCGGCCCCGATTTACCAGCAACAGCTCGACGGCTTCGGCCATACGCAATTCGAGTTTGGCGGAAGCACGCTCAAGTACGAGCCCTTTCTTGCCTTGTCGTCCGCTCTGGCGGTGCCCGCGCTGGCGGTCGTCGTTGCCGAACAGCAATTTGCTCGCCCTGTCACCTCGGAGAACACATCACTGATCGTCAACGTCGGCAAGCCCGCTGTTGCCGTTGAGCATACGGTCCGTGCGTTTCGCGCGGTCGACGGCAGCATCAATTTCCGTGGCGCGAAGGGATCGGTCGATTTGACCGGAACCAACGTATTGATCGGCAGTCTCGACAAGGATCGCAGTCCCTTTGCAAACCGCAGCGGCCCGGAGCTGCTTGCCTGGGCACTGATTGAGCGGACGAGCACTTTTGATGCAGCGGTTGCTCAGCGACCATTGACCAGTGACTGGATAGTGGTTGTGCTGGCAACCGTGGTGCCTCTTGCTTCAGTGCTAGCGTTCTTGCGCCTGCGACGACTGCCGCGCCGGCAAACCCTTACGCTGTGGGTGCCCGCACTGGGGGCCGTGGTGCTCGGCCTCACTCTTGTCGCGATGTGGATCGGATTGACGTATGCGCTTGGCTATCTCTACCCGCGGGTCACGCTGGTTGCTGTTGGGGTGATGCTGGCGGTGGCACTGGCGTGGCTCAGCGCGCGACAGGCGGCGCTTCGCAGCGCAGTAGAGATGCAGATTGATGACCAACGCGAAGTTCTGGCGCCTCAATACGATTTCTTCATCAGTTATTCGAGAACCCCTGACAACGCTCGCTGGGTAGCAAAAAACGTATATGAGCCGTTGCGAAGCGCGCGCGACGCGAGCGGCAGGCCGCTACGGGTGTTCTTTGATACCGAAGACATCAAGGCGGGCGCGTCGTGGTACGCAACCCTGGTGACGGCCATCAACAGCAGCAGGCATTTCGTTGCAGTGTATTCAAAGGACTACTTCAGCAAAGGGTTCTGCCGCTTCGAAATGGAGCGCGCCGCAATCCGCCGCGTAAACCAGAACGATTTCATCATTCCAGTGCTTCGTGAAACAGTTCAGGTCCCGGCAGAGTTTGATCACATCCAGTTTGTCGACGCCAGAGACGATCGCGATTTCATTGACAAGGTTCTGGCCCAGGCCAATGCTTCACCGCCGGCCGAGGCTGATCCGTTACAGCGCTGA
- a CDS encoding adenylate/guanylate cyclase domain-containing protein produces the protein MNNIESIRDLIAQSRNAEALDAVRASVSDSADPPAAEAAYLACLACVRMGAFAEAQTWYGRLDLTTIADASLRSDALCVAARISKLRFAALKSVDEHRAIRHAVEAFIHYKKAFDEYVTPYAAINAAAMAWIIGENAACRQFAHIALIGSLGLAGVWPCATRAEAHLLLGDVTAAQTEYRAAYGLARGQHGLVASMRRQLDLLAVPGSHDCLNEVPAPVVIAFTGHMLDRPDREVPRFTGTMADAVARRLREKIDGYGQVVGFSQAACGADILFLEAMQEAGMQTTVVLPFSAADYLETSVTFAGPAWVARHRKVLANATRVVHATEERYLGDDVLFQHAADLIQGMAFLRASELATTPHLLVVAQSGAESHLGGTVATATRWNSADWTSDCIELEPTVLPALQAERQPMTGEPMPSRRTIHSFMFADVTGFSKMPEEYTPAFVDTFLTSIRCVLDAMQRPPVDANTRGDGLYLVFDSANDAAICAHNVLAAIRATDWTALGLPQDTTVRIGLHAGPAYRTYDPVMRKDTFYGSHVNRAARLEAIVQPGQIYATETFAALLAVNGETGFRCEYIGETQLPKSFGTAPLYRVLRTA, from the coding sequence ATGAACAATATTGAGTCCATTCGGGACTTGATCGCGCAAAGCCGGAACGCTGAGGCGCTGGACGCTGTTCGTGCCAGCGTCTCCGATTCAGCCGACCCACCAGCAGCAGAAGCGGCTTATCTGGCATGCCTCGCTTGTGTAAGGATGGGTGCCTTTGCCGAGGCACAGACCTGGTACGGACGTCTCGATCTGACGACCATCGCAGACGCGTCGTTGCGCAGTGACGCACTGTGTGTCGCTGCCCGCATCTCCAAGCTGCGATTTGCCGCGCTCAAATCCGTCGACGAGCATCGTGCCATCCGCCATGCGGTCGAAGCTTTCATCCATTACAAGAAAGCGTTTGACGAGTACGTGACGCCCTATGCGGCTATCAATGCTGCGGCGATGGCATGGATCATTGGTGAGAACGCAGCCTGCAGGCAGTTCGCGCACATTGCCCTCATCGGCAGTCTTGGCCTGGCAGGGGTGTGGCCATGCGCCACAAGAGCCGAAGCGCATCTTCTGCTGGGAGACGTCACAGCAGCGCAGACGGAATATCGGGCTGCATACGGCCTTGCCCGAGGGCAGCACGGCCTGGTCGCATCCATGCGCAGGCAGCTCGATTTGCTCGCCGTACCCGGCAGCCATGACTGCCTCAACGAAGTTCCAGCGCCAGTGGTGATTGCGTTTACCGGCCACATGCTCGACCGACCGGATCGCGAAGTGCCGAGATTCACCGGGACAATGGCGGACGCCGTTGCACGCAGGTTGCGCGAAAAGATCGACGGCTACGGGCAGGTGGTTGGATTCAGTCAGGCTGCGTGCGGTGCCGACATCCTGTTTCTCGAAGCTATGCAGGAGGCAGGCATGCAGACAACCGTTGTGTTGCCTTTTTCGGCTGCAGACTACCTCGAGACCAGCGTGACATTCGCTGGCCCGGCATGGGTGGCCCGGCACCGGAAGGTGCTGGCGAACGCGACGCGTGTCGTCCATGCCACCGAAGAGCGCTATCTGGGAGATGATGTGCTGTTCCAGCACGCCGCCGATCTAATTCAGGGTATGGCTTTTCTCCGCGCGAGTGAGCTCGCCACTACGCCACACCTGCTGGTGGTCGCGCAATCGGGAGCGGAGTCGCACCTGGGAGGCACAGTCGCGACCGCGACGCGCTGGAACAGTGCTGATTGGACATCCGACTGCATCGAACTGGAGCCGACAGTACTTCCGGCGCTGCAAGCTGAGCGCCAGCCGATGACCGGCGAGCCGATGCCGTCGCGCCGCACGATACATTCCTTCATGTTTGCCGACGTTACCGGCTTCTCGAAGATGCCCGAAGAGTACACGCCGGCCTTCGTTGATACTTTTCTGACATCCATTCGATGTGTTCTCGATGCAATGCAACGGCCACCTGTCGACGCCAACACGCGCGGCGACGGTTTGTACCTGGTGTTTGATTCCGCAAACGATGCTGCCATCTGCGCCCACAATGTGCTTGCAGCCATCCGGGCAACTGACTGGACCGCACTGGGACTGCCGCAAGATACGACGGTGCGTATTGGACTGCACGCCGGGCCAGCCTATCGAACCTATGACCCAGTGATGCGGAAAGATACGTTCTACGGTTCGCACGTCAACCGCGCCGCTCGGCTGGAGGCGATCGTGCAGCCGGGCCAGATTTATGCGACCGAGACCTTTGCCGCCTTGCTGGCGGTGAATGGTGAGACCGGCTTCCGTTGCGAGTACATCGGTGAGACGCAACTGCCGAAGAGCTTCGGCACTGCACCACTGTATCGGGTCCTGCGAACGGCTTGA